The Gossypium raimondii isolate GPD5lz chromosome 2, ASM2569854v1, whole genome shotgun sequence genome segment TATTGTTTGAATTTTACATTCCTTTAATTTTTGTCGAAGTTCAGAGTTGCTTTGCTGGTGTCTAGGGTTTCGTAGTAacttctttaaatatatatatatatatatatatatatatatatttgtgtttcAGCCACCTGCGTTTCCGACGGAAACACCTGAATCGATTGAGGAGCACATAAAGGAGAAATATCTTTTGCCAAGATTAGACGGGGATGCTTTCTCTCCTGAAAAAGCTGGAAAGCAATGGGATTTTGACTGGTTTGCCAGGGCAAAAATACCATTGGAGCCATCAATGCCAAGAGCTATAATGGTTCCAGTTTGGGAATTACCTTTTAGACGGTGTAAGGAGGGATCAACTGAAGGAAAGTGGGAGCCTAATTCAATGCAGGTAGGATTTGCATTTGCTACTATTATATTTTGTATGCATTCCCTTGAGAaagtaaaaccaaaaaaagGGCTTATTTGTCCCCTTTTTTATGGTTTTGAGACATTGACCAGTGGTAtaggattatttatttatttatttcattaataagtAGAGCTGGAATCTTATATTGTTTAGGTGGACGTATCAGACATAATAATTGGAGGTGAAACTCGTGGATCTTTTCCACGAGCGTCTAATGGTGCAGCCAATGATATTGTGAGAGGAAGCATTAATAACCGCCCTTTTCGTCCAGGAGGCTTGGAGGATCAATCTTTAGAGAGGATATTTCCTGATGGTGCATCTAATGGTGAGTGGGTTCGTGAGGTGCTAAATGGTGGTCCTGCTCAGACAATTCCTCCAGGCTTTAAGCAAGGGTTAAAACTTGGTGATCTTATGGTGATCTTCTAATTAAAccattgaacttgaatttattttctttttagatcaTAACTTTTTCCTGTTCCTAATTCTTTTGCATCTCCAATTCGAAGTCACATCCTTGCTCATGGAATGTTTACAAGGACCAAAGTGCACCTGATGACACATCAGTTGGAAATTTGGTTAGTCTTCTGCATTGCTGTATTCTAATCCCCTTGAAACTACTACCAGTCGATTTGTTATTGGACTTTGTTTTGCATGTATAGTGTCTGGACTGAATGAATTTCAACCTGGTGTATCTCATGAAAATAATACAAGTATCATATATATGGTGTGAGTTTCCGAAAAACATTTATGAAAATCGTTACATGTCTTATGTATAATCCGTGCCTTGCATCTTCATGGTGTTTGCAGAGTGAGTTGTCTGTACAATTTGATGACTTGTTCAAGAAAGCTTGGGAAGAGGATGTTGCAGAACTTGACAAAGATGGTATGCATCACTCAAACTATCTTCTCTTCATTTGTGCAGATATTTGTAAAGTTGTGGTCTCATGGGCAAAAAAGTATGAAAGTACTTGAAGAGCTTTTTCTTGCTTTTGTTGGGCTAATGAAAAACAAACTGTATCTGACTATCTATGCATGATTGAGATTTAGTTGCCATTAGAGAAGCGTTCATGCattattcttcttttattttttctgggCTGCGGGTGGCAAAGTTAGCAGATGATAGTAATAGGTCTTTTCATGTTCTCGGAAACTGACTTGTGGTGCATCACGGTTGTTCTAGATCTGGAGGTTGCCTACTTGCTAAAAAAGTTCTAACCCTTTTTGCAATTGTGGATTGTATATTCACTCGAATTCATTTGGgcaaatgtttgaaaaaaaacCCTATATTGTTATCATGAGAGGAATTTTGCATATGTAatcaagatatttttattttattttatttggaatgACATTAAGTTGCTTGTGGTTGTCACAATCCTTTGGATCCTTTTAACAGTTGGGTACTCTATTTGAATCTACCTTGGAAAAAAAAGTGCTGGTCCATGTCTACCTTGCTAAAGAGTGACCTTTCTCAATATATATGACCCTGCCCCTTTAGAAGACAAGTTGTCAATTGAACATCTTgcttttttccattttggttTGCTAGTTTACCCATGTAAGAAATGCTGTGAACTTTTAACCTATGAATGAAAATTTCACTTCCATTTTACTCATGTTCAAACATGATTTGCAAGCTAGAGTCCAAGAATATTTGTTTGATTGATATATTTTGTTCCCTCTTATTTGTTCATGTAATCCATTGGTTTTGTTGCTAACTTGTATAGAAGGGCATTCAACAGAATCAGATTCTGTTAAGTCAGAAGCTGAAGCAAACCAAGTTGATGTTCTCAACACTCTTGATACTGGATCATCTGCTTTGGATGAGATTTTGTCAGTTGAAGCTGAAAAAGTAGATAATGGCAGGGATGAGGGTGGTCAGCAACAAAAGGAGGTAAAGTAGTTGAGAAAGCAGTTTCCAACATCTTGTCACATATGGAGCACTCCCTTCCTGTGcaacctttattatttttattaccttTTGGCAATGATTTGTTACTTAAACCATTCATTTACAGGCTTGGGCTGTTAGTGGAGGTAGTGAGTGGATTGCTGATCAGTTTTATGAACTAGTTCCTGACATGGCAATTGAGTTTCCTTTTGAGTTGGATACATTCCAGAAGGAGGTACGTACCTTGAAATTGATTTATCATTTGattgaaatagaatttttatgGTTAGGGTCGAAAATGATGTTTCCATACTTCTGAAAATAATTGATCCTTTAACTTCTAATAAAAATGGATTCTTTTACATGATTCATATTCTACTAAGAATCTGTTCTTTAGTGGATCCTGTCTGGTCAAGTGATCCAAAGTACATCTAAATGTCAATGCCAtccttttggtttttttattgcTCAAGCTTGTACGCTGCCAAAGTGTAATATCTCTGTTGCACTTTTCTCCCCATTTACGAAGCATTGAGCAGTGCCCTTTTGCAGTTTTACCTGACTggattaatttttgtttttttccatttttgagGGCTTGATGTATTCTGTTTATTTGAcattttgatttgaattatcTGTTGAACTGAATAGAAATAGGTTTTCACAAGTGCTTCAAAGAAATCCTTCTTTCTTTGGAGTTTGTTTCTATTAGCACATGTGGATAATATAATTGCCTTAAGGTCATCCACTTATAAAACCTTTGTATGGGTTGCTTCTCTCTCTTTTCCCCCCCAGCTTATGACTTGCAGTCTGTTTTGCCTACAAGGACATCTCTTTATCTTCTATAACAAACTACTcacattaatattttgattttttttggtgaTGATTACAGGCTATTTATTATCTGGAAAAGGGGGAATCTGTTTTTGTGGCGGCACATACATCTGCTGGAAAGACAGTTGTAGCAGAATATGCATTTGCTTTGGCATCAAAAGTAcgttaattattttggtttttgctTGTGAATCTATAGAcgttttgattttttgatagCCGGAGATGTGACAAATTGCTCACATTGATTAAGAACCTCAGGccatatcttttttattttcaagtttctGAAGTTCTATGCCGAATTTGGTTTAGTTTCAAGATTTTTGATAAGTTTTCATGTCATGCAGCATTGCACTAGAGCTGTGTATACTGCTCCAATTAAAACAATCAGCAACCAGAAGTATAGAGATTTCTGTGGGAAGTTTGATGTTGGCCTTCTCACAGGTGATGTTAGTTTGAGACCAGAGGCTTCTTGTCTCATCATGACAACTGAAATATTAAGGTCAATGCTTTATCGAGGTGCAGATATTATTCGCGATATTGAATGGGTAAAGGGGTTGCTTTTTGTAGCATTACTTTACATAGTAGTTTCATTACTTTTTCTGCTGAATGCTCTTGTTAGTTACTTTCTCTAATTTGTGAACATGATATTTAAGATGTTTCTTTCTGTTGTGACTATATAAATGTAGGTTATATTTGATGAGGTGCACTATGTGAATGATGTTGAAAGAGGAGTGGTTTGGGAAGAAGTCATAATCATGCTTCCAAGGCATATTAATATCATCCTTCTTTCAGCCACGGTACTTTCTCCTCTAGCATTAGAGTTCCCTATAAGCTTAGTGCTTGTATGTATTACAAACTTGGAACTTTTACACCTTTCTTTTGGGATCCTCTATCTTGAATAGTGGAGAGAGAATTACGGTGACTGGGTGAAGCACCCTGTACTGTTTGCCTGATGAAACCTGATACTATTGGTGATGATCATCGGCGATAGATTATAATCTTGATGATTTCCCTCTTGTggctttaaaaaattaacaattaaaacgATCATTCTTGACGTTTACCATTCggttctttaatatattttgtttccttaataaaaaattccatTCTTTGTTTATCTTTATACCTCAATTCGACATCCTGATGTCagtgtaaaataatatataggtGCCTAATACAATTGAGTTTGCTGATTGGATTGGTCGgacaaagcaaaagaaaattcGTGTCACTGGGTAAGTAGTAAATCTCTGTTCATGGCTGAAGCTAGATGTATCACTAGTTTTTTTCCGTTCCAAACTATTGGTATTCACTTATTTCCTTTGCTCCTGCCttctttggtttcttttttgCTGAAAACTTTAGATACTGCCGAAAAGATCTATGCTATCCGTAAGGGTTAACTTCTGACACTAGCTTCCTGTTGGATATTCCATTTTCAGAACAACAAAAAGACCAGTCCCACTGGAGCATTGCCTGTTTTATTCCGGAGAACTTTACAAAATATGTGAGGGAGAAACTTTTATACCTCTGGGACTAAAGGCTGCTAAAGATGCTTACAAGAAAAAGAATTCCAGTGCAACTAGTGGTGGGACTGGTTCATATAGTGGATCTTCTACAGTTCAGGATGGGGCTAGAGGTCAGAAACGTGAACCTTTTAACCGAGGGAAACAAAATAAGCATTCTGGTCCCCAAAATTTTGGGAATTATACTGGAACTGGTTGGGGGAATCAAAGTAATGGAGGTGGCCAGAATAGTTGGGGCTCTAGGAGAACAACTTGGTTGATGCTTATTGACAAGCTTTCAAAGAAGTCACTATTACCTGTAAGTTTCATTGTACTATCATTTTGCATATGGTCTTTAACTGTGCAGCATGTTTGGTTtagtttgtattttaaaaagatgataatgacTTCTTAGTTCGTTTCTTTGTTTCTCCTGTCTTAAACAAGAAATGGAATgcaaaacacaacaatttaaaaGAGACTAACAACTCACAAAAAAACTTCTAGAAGCAACAAAGAGGCAAAGAGTGCTGTCAGATATATATCTGCAGTATTGTTCATTTCTGATATATAAACGCTTTTTTTAATGGGATTGTATTTCAGTTCTAATAACTGCCAGAAAACTTGCAATGTTCACTGCAATCGACCTTCTTCTAGAAGCAATAAAGAGGCAAAGAATAGGAAAAAAGTGCTGTCAGATATATCTCAGCAGTATTGTTgattactaatatatatttcttgAAATGAGAGTGTATTTAGTTCTAATAACTGCCACAAAAATTGCAATGTTCACTGCAATCAAGCATCCAGTTTGATCCATTGTATCATTGATTTCTTGATCTCAGTGACTGTTTTAAGTGGACATCACTTTCTGGTGATCACGTCTGAGAAACAATAAGTCTGGGGTGTTCATGCTACTTTTATGTTCATCCTTAATCAATGCACTTTTGCATTGCCAATTTTACCAGGACTGTTTGAATTTATTCCCTAGATGCCTTCATTAGTTATCAAAAAATGTTTACAGAACCACGCAATGTTTCTTCCTCCCCACATTTTTACCCCTTCTTTCTTAACAGTTTTACTATTGCCAATTATGTAGGCGGTTATATTTGGTTTCTCAAAGAATCAATGTGATAAATCTGCTGACAGCATCTCAGGAACTGACCTCACTAGTAGTTCTGAGAAAAGTGAGATTCGAGTATTTTGTGATAAAGCTTTTTCACGGCTGAAGGGATCTGATCGTAACTTGCCTCAGGTTTCATATTCTACATAttcaatttttacttttgtataaatcctttttatttcaGAAGTTCTAATTTGATTGAGATGTAGGTTGTCAGAGTTCAGAGCTTTCTTTGCAGGGGAATTGGCGTACATCATGCAGGTTTGCTTCCAATTGTTAAGGAAGTTGTTGAGATGCTCTTCTGTCGAGGTGTGATTAAGGTAAAAGCATTCAAGTGCTGTTCTGGTTTGATGCAGTGTAAGATCTACATTTTATTGCTTGGCTTTCAAAATGATGCTGCATTTTGTGTTTGTAGGAAACTATTTTGGAGCCTATCTTGGTTTGATGTTATTAGGAGTTTGTTTTAGCATGTATTTTGCTTTCTTTTGGATAGTTTAGATGGGCAAATTTGTAATTGCTTGTTATTTTTGTAGGTTTTGTTTTCAACAGAGACATTTGCAATGGGGGTTAATGCTCCAGCCAGAACGGTGAGTGATATTTGATGTTGTCCTATTGGTGCCAAATAGGATTGCAGTTACATATCGCATAGCCTGGACTGCCATCTTGGGTTGCTTAATTAGATGGACTCACGACTGAGTTTGTCTATTCCAACTTTTGAATGGAATATGAGCCTACAAATTGTTATTTTGCACAAGATGTCCTCTCTTTTTGTgcttgtattttattattgccAAATGCTAATATGTGCTTTTACACAAATTAGCACATTTTATTATAGAAGCATAAGTCTTCTTTAACCTATGCATGTTGGAATACTTCTAGATGCTTTCTTTAATGTGATTTTGACTTGGATTAAGATTTTTTGAAGGTTGTATTTGATACATTAAGGAAGTTTGATGGCAAGGAATTTAGACCGGTGCTTCCTGGGGAATACACTCAAATGGCAGGTCGTGCTGGCAGAAGAGGACTTGATAAAATTGGTACAGTTATTGTGATGTGTCGTGATGAAATCCCTGGAGAGCGTGATTTGGAACATGTTATAACTGGAACTCCAACTAAGCTTGAATCTCAATTCCGATTGACATACATCATGATCCTGCATCTCCTTCGTGTCGaagaactgaaggtacttcaTAGTTTTGGAGTGAACAGGAGCTATTTATCCACTGCATGACTGTTTCAGTTTTTGCTGGGCATGGATGATTGACTTTTTTTAATATAGGATATTGCACATCTTCGATTTTTTTCATTCATGCTCCATGATCTCTAGTATATTATGGTTTAGTTTTAGCAGCTTTCcttgattttcatttttcttttcttctgccaggttgatatttgatttgatataaaCCCCTTTTGGGTTCTGTTTAGACCTTGTGCaagtgggggggggggggggtttcTCCTTTTTGGAGTGGTGTGTTTATTAACGACGGTAATGAGGATGCTTATCAgtaacttgtatttttttttaaatattgaaaaaggaACTTATATTACTAATGAACAAAAGAAAAGTATCTCTTTTTGCGTTAGAAAACTAGACAGTAACATGCTTTTTTATGTCCTAGTGAAATAGTTTGTCACTCTTTAAGGCTAGATGTGAGGTTCTTTTAATACTAATCCTAGAATATTGTTGACAGTAACATGCTTGGCCTCAATTTTTAGGCGTGTTGGGTCCAAAGGATCTAATTTAACGTTGCATAGTAAAAAAGTTGGTGCTCTCTTTATCTGCAGGCATGTACTGATCTTTAgggattttatcatttttcccggataaaatataattatactatACAAAGTTTAGCTATCTGTTTGTTTACTTGCATTGATTGGAAAATATAAGTGAACTTTGATTCCAGGTAGAGGACATGTTGAAACGAAGTTTTGCTGAATTTCATTCTCAGAAGAAACTTCCAGAGCAACAGCAACTACTATTGCGGAAGCTTGCACAGCCAAAGAAAACTATAGAGTAAGTGTTTGCATGGTAAAAACTTGATTGCCAACATGTCTGTGAGGTTTGAATGTTTTCCTCCTGCAAAATATGCTTTTGTTACTTGTGTTAGTGCACATTTTGGTAGTTCAGCTGTTTTATAAACTGATACTAATCTAGCTGTACTGTTTCTGTTCTGTGATTTGACCAGTTCTATATTTGGGGATTATACTGCATTGGTCATAAATCCTGTGTTGCATGTTTACTTCATTTCAgctgacaaaataaaataaaaggcttAAACCACTTTTCTTACTGCTGAAATAGCATAGAAAGACAAACAGTTTTGATTCATAAAGTGGATAAAGTTTTGATTCTTGCTGTAATTTCAATGGCATTCTATGAAAAGGAATCCaagtcatttaaattttgatttctgaTGTAAGTAGCATTATCATAATGCactaatttgaaatcatttttgaagtttaataaTTGGTGTATGGCTTTCAGCATTATCTCTTTGTCTATAGCTCTTTTCATGGTTGATATTTATcctcatttttatttgttgcaATTTGCATGTATAATTAAGGTTCAGCTCTTTTGAAGTTTGGTATTTATCCTCACTTTAAAAGTCTCCATTTGCTTGTAGATGTATTAAAGGTGAACCAGCAATTGAAGAGTACTATGAGATGCGTGCTGAAGCTGAGGCACACAGTGAACAGATATCAAAAGCTGTCATGCAGACTTCTGCAGCACAAAAATTTCTTACCCCAGGGAGAGTGGTTGTGGTCAAATCTCAGTCAGTgagttctttcaatttagttctttgcATGTTTGAGTCAAGTCATAGTTAGGTGCTCCACTGTTTGTTATGCTCTTGTAACCTCTGTCAAGAACATATATTTAGAGAAAGATGCTTTACTTCTGACTGAAGGAAGCTTGTCTCTGTCAGTATTAAAGCATTGATTTTGGGGCCAAGTTTCATTGTTCATGCAGCTGAAAGTTGGTACACTAAGAATTTCTCATGTATCTTTCCCCTCCCCAACAAACCAAGAGAAATTTTGTCTTGTGCACTTATTGTCTTGATGATTGTCATCCTACTTGGAGCTTATATTGTTTGGAATTTTTTTCCTATAAGATGCATAATTTTTGCAACCTTTGAAGCAGAGAATGAACTAATCATACAATAAAAGCTGGTTGATTTTCAGCATGGTCGTTTATGCTTCTTCTACATTAACTCACATGAAGtgaaagtgaaattaaaatccAGTCATTTTGATGTTGTGGAATGTTCTTTCCACCTGTATAGTTTACTGCCGCTACAGCATTCTATGCCATATTTAGGTTTGGTTTTGCTGTTATCTCTTGTTTGAGGGTCTTATTTGTCTTACTCACATTGAACCATCTAAGGTGTAGcctttttcatttcattgttTAGTCATGGATACTAAATTTATGCACTTAAAATTGACAGGCGCAGGACCATTTACTAGGAGTTGTCCTGAAATCATCTTCTGCCAATAACAAACAATATATTGTGCTACTTCTTAAACCTGATGTGCCATCAATGACTCAAAGTCCCTCAGACAGAAGTAACTTGCAAGACAAGAAAGGTGCCGACTTCGATCAAGGTTATGTGCTGCCACCAAAATCCAAGCGTGGTCTTGAAGAAGATTACCGCATATCTGCTGGTCCACGTAAAGGGTCAGGTATCATCAACATAACACTGCCACACCATGGTGCTGCTGCAGGAGTGACTTTTGAGGTCAGAGAAGCTGAAAATACAGAATTCTTATGTATATGCAATAGCAAGATAAAATTGGACCTACCTGGACTTCTTGAATTTGTTAGCAATGCAGCTTTCTCCCACACAGTTCAGCAGCTCTTGAAATTGAAGTCTAATGGAAACAAATATCCTCCTGCCTTAGATCCAAAAGGTATGGATGTTATTTTATCCTTCGGAATGTTGATATTTGGGGGGAATTTAGCTGCATTTCTTCCTTTTGATAGTTTCTTAGAGTTGCAAATGAAGCTAGGACGTTCAGCAACTTGCATGCTCTGCTTTATCTATGAGATATTTTATTGTACATGTTCTCAGAAACTTAGGAATACCAACAAGCACTTTTGCAGCTTTGTTGACTTAGGACAATGATAGTGTTTCAGCAGATCTGAGGTGAAAACAATCAAAACACGAGGCCTCTTGCTAGTTGCTCTCTGTTTCTCATAGGTTATTCTCCCTACCTAGTGGACACAATGATTTCCAGAATTTAGGATAATGATTCTCGTTGAGGGTTTCTTTTAAGCCTCGTCTACTAACTCcgttttgcttttctttcacTAAGTATGCTCCTTTTGATGTTGTGATCTGTGGTCATGGTTTAGGATTTTCTGTTAATCAAAAGAGACCTTTCTAATAGTAATTCTTTTCTCAGATCTAAAATTGAAAGACATGGATCTCGTTACAGCATACGACAAATGGACCCATCTACTGCAGAAAATGTCACAGAACAAATGCCATGAATGTATAAAGTTGGAGGAGCATATTAAGTTAGCCAAAGAAATTAAGAAGTATAAAGAGGAAGTTAATGCTCTTCAATTTGAACTATCTAACGAAGCACTCCTACAGATGCCAGAATTTCAGGGCCGGGTATGCCCTTGCAATGTGCATATATCTTAGGCCATTCTTCTGCTATGAATAAGATGGATTTTCTGATGTGGATATTTATTTAGAATCTTTTATAACGCTTAAAGCTTCTTGCAGATTGATATTCTGAAAGAAATTGGTTATATAGATGAAGACCTTGTGGTTCAAATAAAAGGTCGTGTTGCCTGTGAGATGAATTCAGGGGAGGAATTGATATGCACAGAATGTTTATTTGAGAATCAACTCGATGACCTTGAACCCGAAGAGGCAGTGGCTTTAATGTCTGCCTTCGTGTTTCAGCAAAAGAACACTTCCGGACCTTCTCTTACTTCCAAACTCTCTCAGGCCAAACAAAGGTTATCTTCATCTCCATTTTCTCTTTATGCATGTGAAGTCTTGCATGAAGTTTATTTTGCAGAGATTATTTTGCTAAATATTCTCATTGCAATTCTGATGTAATAAATGTGCCAGTTTTAtgcttgaaatttcttttacaatATTGGTTTGCTTAATATCCCAAACACTAACGTAAGTACATAAGAGCTAAGTTGTGCTTCAGCTGGTGTCCTTGCAAGAAATTATAGATATCACTTCTGAGTCATTATTGACACTTAGATTGAATCAAGGGTTCTGTTGACTGAACCACAGCTGGAGTGGCAAAGGACTTGTGTTTAAATATTGGGTCAATCCCTGGATAACCCCTAccccttattttaaaaaagagaaaaaaaaaaaaagagaaaagcttCCATCTGTTCATTCCTTGCCATGATATGGGTGAGAATTTAACCTTGATAATTTTTTCCTCCAGGTTGTATGACACAGCTATAAGACTTGGTGACCTTCAAGCAGAGTTCAAATTACCAATAACGCCCGAGGAGTATGCACAAGAAAATCTCAAGTTCGGTCTCGTTGAAGTGGTTTACGAATGGGCAAAGGTTTCATAACTTAAGCATGCTGATTAGACCTTGATCTGGGTTTTAGTTTGTCAtcctaatatataattatatatccTCCTTGTTGCAGGGAACCCCGTTTGCAGATATTTGTGAGCTCACGGATGTTCCTGAAGGCCTTATAGTGCGAACAATTGTCAGGCTGGATGAGACCTGTCGCGAATTCAAAACTGCCGCAGCTATAATGGGTAATTCATCGctttacaagaaaatggaatCTGCTTCCAATGCCATAAAACGTGATATCGTTTTTGCGGCTAGTTTGTACATTACTGGAGTGTGATATGTATATTGTTCTGTGATTAATGATTCACATAGTTAAGTTGATAGATCCTTAATCAAAACGatttttaaccattttaccTTAGTTCTAGAAGCCTACATATTGAGATTTATTTTCCCTTCAGATCAGGATACCATTGACCTAGTTCGCACGACCAACTTTGATCTGTACATTTGATGTccttaaaatcatcataaattttTCCTTGATCTGTTTCAGAAAGGATTAGTCTTTGATATACTGGCCATTTTTAACTCCAATAGCCGGGTTATAAAACTGCCACGTctcatttctttattattatatatatttatttgtattttaaactAAAAGTGTGCGTctttcttttaactttatttgTGCAGTCTAAAATTTGTATCGATAatgtatgaaataaatttttatgggTAAAATATAACCAAAGAGTGAAGAGTGTCTACCATCCACTTTCGAATGCTTGAATGctgaatttgaatttcaaacGCAATGCGTTAGAAATTTAGATCGATTTTACCAATTTATTAcgtattgaaaaaataaaatgattaaattcttTCACTTTTTAATGGTATAAGGATTAAACAAGTTACTTTTACCTAAAAAAcacattcatttatatttattgtcAACAACATACTGTAAGCAATACTTGATCAACATCATCTAGTTAAGATAACATAACCGTGAATActggttcttaaattattttcaacctCGTAATCTAGAAACACATTACAGGAGATAAAAGAAAGACAATTGAGAAACACTGCTGGTTCATCAAATTCATTGATCACTCCTGTTGGGCTTGTCTGAAGCAACATAAGCCTGGAAAATCAAAGGGATAGAGTAAACGTAGTTAAGAGCCAGTCATTTTCATTAGATGCTAACTAATGAGATGAATCAAAGTTCTGTTGGTAATTTTTACCGCATCCAAAGCAGCTGGAATCCAGTCGTTAGTTGCTGGATTTCCCTTACAAGAGGCATGGCAGCT includes the following:
- the LOC105788733 gene encoding DExH-box ATP-dependent RNA helicase DExH11 isoform X2 translates to MKPIQAANGFSFRVGFSGYSGHLRVEPLYTEERDNPIKSLPDFVLPPAFPTETPESIEEHIKEKYLLPRLDGDAFSPEKAGKQWDFDWFARAKIPLEPSMPRAIMVPVWELPFRRCKEGSTEGKWEPNSMQVDVSDIIIGGETRGSFPRASNGAANDIVRGSINNRPFRPGGLEDQSLERIFPDGASNGEWVREVLNGGPAQTIPPGFKQGLKLGDLMSHPCSWNVYKDQSAPDDTSVGNLSELSVQFDDLFKKAWEEDVAELDKDGHSTESDSVKSEAEANQVDVLNTLDTGSSALDEILSVEAEKVDNGRDEGGQQQKEAWAVSGGSEWIADQFYELVPDMAIEFPFELDTFQKEAIYYLEKGESVFVAAHTSAGKTVVAEYAFALASKHCTRAVYTAPIKTISNQKYRDFCGKFDVGLLTGDVSLRPEASCLIMTTEILRSMLYRGADIIRDIEWVIFDEVHYVNDVERGVVWEEVIIMLPRHINIILLSATVPNTIEFADWIGRTKQKKIRVTGTTKRPVPLEHCLFYSGELYKICEGETFIPLGLKAAKDAYKKKNSSATSGGTGSYSGSSTVQDGARGQKREPFNRGKQNKHSGPQNFGNYTGTGWGNQSNGGGQNSWGSRRTTWLMLIDKLSKKSLLPAVIFGFSKNQCDKSADSISGTDLTSSSEKSEIRVFCDKAFSRLKGSDRNLPQVVRVQSFLCRGIGVHHAGLLPIVKEVVEMLFCRGVIKVLFSTETFAMGVNAPARTVVFDTLRKFDGKEFRPVLPGEYTQMAGRAGRRGLDKIGTVIVMCRDEIPGERDLEHVITGTPTKLESQFRLTYIMILHLLRVEELKVEDMLKRSFAEFHSQKKLPEQQQLLLRKLAQPKKTIECIKGEPAIEEYYEMRAEAEAHSEQISKAVMQTSAAQKFLTPGRVVVVKSQSAQDHLLGVVLKSSSANNKQYIVLLLKPDVPSMTQSPSDRSNLQDKKGADFDQGYVLPPKSKRGLEEDYRISAGPRKGSGIINITLPHHGAAAGVTFEVREAENTEFLCICNSKIKLDLPGLLEFVSNAAFSHTVQQLLKLKSNGNKYPPALDPKDLKLKDMDLVTAYDKWTHLLQKMSQNKCHECIKLEEHIKLAKEIKKYKEEVNALQFELSNEALLQMPEFQGRIDILKEIGYIDEDLVVQIKGRVACEMNSGEELICTECLFENQLDDLEPEEAVALMSAFVFQQKNTSGPSLTSKLSQAKQRLYDTAIRLGDLQAEFKLPITPEEYAQENLKFGLVEVVYEWAKGTPFADICELTDVPEGLIVRTIVRLDETCREFKTAAAIMGNSSLYKKMESASNAIKRDIVFAASLYITGV